In Aquimarina spinulae, a single window of DNA contains:
- a CDS encoding acyl carrier protein, producing MENLLDEIAEIIAPIAECDIADVTPDVNLPNTLGVDSLRGLEIMVMIERKFKVKLSEERLQEMTTPKRIANMITEQL from the coding sequence ATGGAAAATTTATTAGACGAAATCGCCGAAATTATTGCACCTATTGCCGAATGTGACATAGCAGACGTTACTCCGGATGTTAACTTACCAAATACATTAGGAGTTGATTCATTAAGAGGATTAGAAATCATGGTAATGATCGAGAGAAAGTTCAAGGTAAAATTATCTGAAGAGAGGTTACAAGAGATGACTACTCCAAAAAGGATTGCTAATATGATTACAGAACAATTATAG
- a CDS encoding TonB-dependent receptor has translation MKNKLLIILALLLSTSFSFSQNGSIKGTTVDNTQAVVSGVNIIIKNSTQGVQSDENGAFEITNVADGDHILVVSYLGFKTKEIPFTISNNETKQFDAIILYEGNEILAEVIIEGERRNKFSRKKTAYVAKLPLKDLENTQVYSTVTTDLLKSQVVTNFEDALKNAVGVEKLWSSTGRGGDGAGYYSLRGFSVQPQLVNGIPGLTNGTINAANIERIEVVKGPSATLFGSAVTSYGGLINVVTKKPYIGFGGELSFTSGTYGFNQVSGDINTPLDKNNNIYFRLNTSYATEQSFQDAGFRKSFFVAPSLSYRVNNKLSFSFYGEISQAEQTNPMFLFLNRSAPTQANNLDELGYNYKLSFTSNELTLENPTQNYRVEMDYKLSDTWQSQTVLSKSSTSTKGYYSYLFDFGVLGNDTFSRFISKQNSNTQTTDIQQNFIGDFKLGSIRNRVVLGIDYFNSTQTNNSSGFAFYGNITPEGGSNGDNPFTPDVETDIFTLSTASVDAALESQGISNVKSKSHIYSAYISDVVNILPSLSAMVGLRLDVFDNEGDLANFEDDYDQTAFSPKFGVLYQPIMDKLSVFANYQNGFTNVEPALVGDPNAGPQTLRTFDPEQANQLEFGVKTNLFNNRLNATVSYYDIKVKDRVITDPASPFNKIQGGEVESSGFEIEVNASPIDGLNIRAGFSNNDSETTKSDNAEILNRRPLEAGPETLYNFWTSYEFQNGKLDGFGLGLGFNGASERFAINYVSTGEFILPSYTVANASIFYQAKKYRISLKLNNAFNKEYYKGWSTITPQTPRAIYANLIYKF, from the coding sequence ATGAAAAATAAATTACTTATCATTTTAGCATTGCTATTATCAACCTCTTTTTCTTTTTCACAAAATGGAAGTATAAAAGGTACAACTGTAGATAACACTCAAGCTGTGGTATCAGGAGTTAATATTATCATTAAAAACTCAACTCAAGGAGTACAATCTGATGAAAATGGAGCTTTTGAAATCACAAACGTTGCAGACGGGGATCATATTCTTGTTGTATCCTATTTAGGATTTAAGACAAAAGAAATTCCTTTTACTATATCTAATAATGAAACCAAACAATTTGATGCCATTATCCTATACGAAGGAAATGAAATTTTAGCCGAAGTTATAATAGAAGGAGAGCGAAGAAATAAATTTTCAAGAAAAAAAACAGCCTATGTAGCTAAACTACCTTTAAAAGACTTAGAAAATACTCAAGTTTATAGCACAGTCACCACAGATTTGTTGAAATCACAGGTGGTAACAAACTTTGAAGATGCATTAAAAAATGCAGTTGGTGTTGAAAAATTATGGTCTTCTACAGGACGAGGCGGAGACGGAGCCGGATATTATTCTTTACGAGGGTTTTCGGTACAACCTCAATTGGTTAATGGAATACCAGGTCTTACAAACGGAACTATTAATGCAGCGAACATTGAAAGAATTGAAGTGGTAAAAGGCCCTTCTGCGACACTATTTGGTAGTGCCGTAACTTCATACGGAGGACTTATAAATGTTGTTACAAAAAAACCATATATAGGTTTTGGAGGCGAACTTTCTTTTACATCTGGAACCTATGGTTTTAATCAAGTAAGTGGAGATATTAATACCCCATTGGATAAAAACAATAACATTTATTTTAGATTGAACACATCTTATGCTACAGAACAGAGTTTTCAAGATGCGGGTTTTAGAAAATCTTTTTTTGTAGCTCCATCACTATCGTATCGTGTTAATAATAAATTATCCTTTTCGTTTTATGGAGAAATTTCACAGGCAGAACAGACTAATCCTATGTTTTTGTTTTTGAATAGAAGTGCACCTACTCAAGCGAATAACTTAGATGAATTAGGATACAATTATAAATTGTCATTTACTAGTAATGAATTGACCTTAGAAAACCCTACGCAAAATTATCGTGTAGAAATGGATTATAAGCTTTCTGATACTTGGCAATCACAAACCGTATTGTCAAAAAGTTCAACATCTACAAAAGGATATTATTCTTATTTGTTTGATTTTGGAGTTTTGGGGAATGACACTTTTTCTCGTTTTATTAGTAAACAAAACTCTAATACTCAGACCACAGATATTCAACAAAACTTTATAGGAGATTTTAAATTGGGATCAATTAGAAATAGAGTTGTTTTGGGTATCGATTATTTTAACTCAACACAAACCAATAATAGTAGCGGCTTTGCTTTTTATGGAAATATAACTCCTGAGGGAGGTTCTAATGGAGATAATCCTTTTACACCAGATGTAGAGACTGATATATTTACACTATCAACGGCTAGTGTAGATGCTGCTCTAGAATCCCAAGGTATATCTAATGTAAAATCTAAATCACATATTTACAGTGCTTATATTTCTGATGTTGTTAATATTCTTCCATCTTTATCGGCAATGGTAGGTTTACGATTAGACGTATTCGATAATGAAGGCGATCTTGCAAACTTTGAAGATGATTATGACCAAACAGCTTTTTCTCCAAAATTTGGTGTTTTATATCAACCTATAATGGATAAATTATCTGTATTTGCTAATTATCAAAACGGATTCACTAATGTAGAACCTGCTTTAGTAGGAGATCCGAATGCTGGCCCACAGACGTTACGAACTTTTGATCCAGAGCAGGCTAATCAATTAGAATTTGGTGTTAAGACTAATTTATTTAATAATAGATTAAATGCTACAGTAAGTTATTATGATATTAAGGTAAAAGATCGTGTTATTACAGATCCAGCTTCACCTTTCAATAAAATACAAGGAGGAGAAGTAGAAAGCAGTGGTTTTGAAATTGAAGTAAACGCTAGCCCTATTGACGGTCTTAATATTAGAGCAGGCTTTAGCAATAATGATAGTGAAACCACAAAATCTGATAATGCAGAAATATTAAATCGTAGGCCATTAGAAGCTGGCCCTGAAACACTTTATAACTTTTGGACGAGTTATGAATTTCAAAATGGTAAACTAGATGGTTTTGGATTGGGATTAGGCTTCAATGGTGCGAGTGAACGTTTTGCAATCAACTATGTATCTACCGGAGAGTTTATTCTTCCGAGTTATACTGTTGCTAATGCTTCTATTTTTTATCAAGCTAAAAAATATAGAATTAGCCTAAAATTGAATAATGCATTTAATAAAGAATATTACAAAGGTTGGTCAACTATAACGCCCCAAACCCCAAGAGCTATATATGCGAATTTAATATATAAGTTTTAA
- a CDS encoding PepSY-associated TM helix domain-containing protein gives MSKRNHNIFFNTHTVSGIIISVALYIIFFAGAFALFKEEIAIWEEGKSIGHVERSDIDYDRILKTLDDQYELIGRDLQLNLGEDRDHIYVFMGASKDSLASEKGKQSNYFYVDINSIDTKTYPEQYSLGEFLYRLHFFAQLPSIGIYLAGFVALFFLFAIVTGVIVHWKKIIPNFYTFNPKSVLKRVWVDAHTALGVIGLPFQFIFAVTGAYFCLSILVLLPANTLYNNQTKLMEDLRPERKTYEWTARAEKEIPSFNAFSKKTRNDQTDFHLTRGIIKNYGGTNMKYVLIGEYEDNKRFIGTGRTVLDVFSGKIEEQKDPDKTVYSEDVQRTISRLHFGDYGGIPMKIIYFILAMITCFVIITGVLIWIEARNKKSMTISQRLYTARVGHIYLAICLSMLPVTALAFLFVKFSNGYFEDKQTAIYYFYFILWLITIFFFRFKRDNYATNKYSLLLGAIFGFLIPISNGIISGNWIWNTFNQHQFEIVLVDVLWIIIASISLVFYFKIQPQVKAQSSFDKNQIDYKNVSALKAEEIRKAKAKQNNKIEASKLEIKDENHNSITMRTKIIILWIFIILGFIFHHIYGLANVFFKESVFIEGSTGETPFWAHQWRILMEGLAFLFAVMTVQVSKKWFRWISFIWAIIVALFNVYHVIEAIMHEAANYSEIFILLLMAVASIFLVINLNKWKNIQIP, from the coding sequence ATGAGTAAGAGAAATCATAATATATTCTTTAATACACATACTGTAAGTGGTATAATAATTAGTGTCGCTTTATACATCATATTTTTTGCAGGAGCATTTGCTTTATTTAAAGAAGAAATTGCAATATGGGAAGAAGGAAAATCCATAGGTCATGTTGAAAGAAGTGATATTGATTATGATAGAATATTAAAAACGCTGGATGATCAATATGAATTAATCGGTAGAGATTTACAACTTAACTTAGGAGAAGATCGTGACCATATTTATGTTTTTATGGGAGCGAGTAAAGACTCATTGGCATCAGAAAAAGGAAAACAGTCTAATTATTTCTATGTTGATATTAATTCTATCGATACCAAAACGTATCCGGAGCAATACAGCTTAGGAGAGTTTTTATACCGATTACATTTTTTTGCACAACTACCCTCAATCGGTATATATCTAGCTGGTTTTGTAGCATTATTTTTCTTATTTGCTATCGTTACCGGGGTTATTGTTCATTGGAAAAAAATCATTCCTAATTTTTATACGTTCAATCCAAAATCAGTTTTAAAACGTGTTTGGGTAGACGCTCACACTGCTCTTGGAGTAATAGGATTACCCTTTCAATTCATTTTTGCTGTTACCGGTGCCTATTTTTGCTTAAGTATTTTGGTATTACTTCCCGCTAATACCTTATATAATAATCAGACCAAACTGATGGAGGATTTACGTCCCGAACGAAAAACGTACGAGTGGACTGCTAGAGCAGAAAAAGAAATCCCCAGTTTTAATGCCTTTTCGAAAAAAACGAGAAATGATCAGACCGATTTTCACCTAACAAGAGGTATTATAAAAAACTATGGTGGCACCAATATGAAATATGTTTTAATTGGTGAATATGAAGATAATAAACGTTTTATTGGTACGGGTCGCACTGTTCTTGATGTCTTCTCAGGAAAAATAGAAGAACAGAAAGACCCCGATAAAACAGTTTACTCTGAAGATGTTCAACGTACTATAAGTCGATTACATTTTGGAGATTATGGCGGAATCCCAATGAAAATTATTTATTTCATTTTAGCAATGATAACGTGTTTTGTTATCATTACGGGAGTTTTAATTTGGATCGAAGCTCGTAATAAAAAGAGCATGACAATTAGCCAAAGATTATATACTGCTAGAGTAGGTCATATTTACTTAGCTATTTGTTTGTCAATGCTTCCTGTGACTGCACTGGCATTTTTATTTGTCAAATTTTCGAATGGCTATTTCGAAGATAAACAAACCGCGATCTATTACTTTTATTTTATTCTATGGTTGATCACTATTTTCTTTTTTCGATTTAAGAGAGATAATTATGCAACCAATAAATATAGTTTATTACTTGGAGCTATTTTTGGGTTTCTAATCCCGATTAGTAACGGAATTATATCAGGAAATTGGATATGGAATACGTTTAATCAACATCAATTTGAAATTGTATTGGTTGATGTTCTGTGGATTATAATTGCTTCAATTTCACTTGTTTTTTACTTTAAGATACAACCACAAGTAAAGGCACAAAGTTCCTTTGATAAAAACCAGATAGATTATAAAAATGTTTCAGCTTTAAAAGCCGAAGAAATTAGAAAAGCTAAAGCAAAACAAAATAATAAGATAGAAGCTAGTAAATTAGAAATAAAAGACGAAAATCATAATTCGATAACCATGAGAACAAAAATTATCATATTGTGGATATTTATTATCCTTGGATTTATATTTCATCACATTTATGGATTAGCTAATGTGTTTTTTAAAGAATCAGTTTTTATTGAAGGTTCAACCGGAGAAACACCTTTTTGGGCACATCAGTGGCGTATTTTAATGGAAGGATTGGCCTTCTTATTTGCAGTAATGACTGTGCAAGTATCTAAAAAATGGTTTCGATGGATTTCATTTATTTGGGCAATTATTGTAGCCTTATTTAATGTATATCATGTTATTGAAGCGATCATGCATGAAGCAGCTAATTATTCTGAAATTTTTATATTACTCTTAATGGCAGTTGCGAGTATCTTTCTGGTTATAAATTTGAATAAGTGGAAAAATATTCAAATACCATAA
- a CDS encoding TolB family protein, with product MNLLKTTVLFCLIAIGGYSQSKILFARKLNNDRGWSILSIDPNDSSEKVVIPYSSGMGEYNPDISPDGKTILFNTYRYGGWKLAIHDLTITSTKKISHSANYYTNGVFSPKGDMIVYEKNVGRDTHIFIADKNGKNETILTNNMGKENRIPVWSVNGECIIFYSDKNGSNDIYSITLKSKKVTNLTNNTSGNDFAPSVSPDGKYIAFFSDRNGYLDLYRMDTTGANQINLTNTLQSKYNSYNYYKDRNMYWRFKSSWSPDSSTIVFTNITNDNFDLFTIKIGGNDLKQITNSSSSEYTPVWAILHSGIRQ from the coding sequence ATGAATTTACTTAAAACAACCGTTCTTTTCTGTTTAATAGCGATTGGAGGATATTCGCAATCCAAAATTCTTTTTGCCAGAAAACTAAACAATGATAGAGGGTGGTCTATATTAAGTATAGATCCAAACGATTCTAGTGAAAAAGTAGTTATTCCTTATTCATCTGGGATGGGAGAATATAACCCCGATATTTCACCAGATGGAAAAACAATTCTTTTTAACACCTATCGTTATGGTGGTTGGAAATTGGCCATCCATGATCTCACTATTACCTCTACAAAAAAAATCAGTCATTCGGCAAACTACTACACCAATGGTGTATTTTCTCCAAAAGGAGATATGATTGTTTATGAAAAAAACGTAGGAAGAGACACTCATATTTTTATAGCCGATAAAAACGGAAAAAACGAAACAATACTTACCAACAATATGGGAAAAGAAAATAGAATTCCTGTGTGGTCGGTAAATGGTGAGTGTATAATTTTCTATAGTGATAAAAATGGATCGAACGATATCTACAGTATTACTTTAAAAAGTAAAAAAGTTACAAATTTGACTAACAATACTTCTGGAAATGATTTTGCGCCTTCGGTATCTCCCGACGGGAAGTATATTGCTTTTTTTTCGGATAGAAATGGGTATTTAGACCTTTACAGAATGGATACTACTGGTGCAAATCAAATTAATCTAACCAATACACTACAAAGTAAATACAATAGTTATAACTATTATAAGGATCGTAATATGTATTGGAGATTTAAATCATCCTGGTCTCCCGACAGTTCAACTATAGTTTTCACTAATATAACAAACGATAATTTCGATTTATTTACTATCAAAATTGGCGGGAATGACTTAAAACAAATTACAAATTCTTCAAGCTCTGAGTATACTCCTGTTTGGGCGATATTACATTCAGGAATTCGGCAATAA
- a CDS encoding DUF2911 domain-containing protein: MKTLKINLWFVTVLLLTTHSYAQAVVTTPKRSPRAEFSQTFGITKVTIEYGAPKVKVARGDRTGKVWGQLVPFGLQKINFAGKGEIPWRAGADENTTITFSTDVKVEGKDLKTGTYGLHMIIKDEKNATVIFSKNTSSWGSFWYTPNEDVLRVDVVIRDNAFHDVLNYSATKLDTKQAEFSLSWEHKQIPFNVSADTPVLVTDNLKDELRGQFGFGWKGKFQGAQYLTRVNHEPELALQWINESIGVQKMFQNLSLKANILFQQGKINEAMPLLDEAADIANNNQLNGLGYLLMTNKQLDKAISYFELNVKRNPKDANVYNSLGEAYKTKGQNKEALKMFKKSNTLNPPKFVKDSNDQFIKELQGK; this comes from the coding sequence ATGAAAACATTAAAAATTAATCTATGGTTTGTCACTGTTTTACTATTGACAACTCATAGTTACGCGCAGGCTGTGGTAACTACTCCTAAGCGAAGTCCAAGAGCCGAGTTTAGTCAAACTTTTGGTATAACAAAAGTTACTATTGAGTATGGAGCACCAAAAGTAAAAGTAGCAAGAGGAGACAGAACGGGTAAAGTTTGGGGTCAACTAGTACCTTTTGGATTGCAAAAAATAAATTTTGCTGGTAAAGGAGAAATCCCATGGAGAGCGGGAGCTGATGAGAACACTACTATTACTTTTAGCACGGATGTTAAAGTAGAAGGTAAAGATTTAAAAACAGGAACGTATGGTTTGCATATGATCATTAAGGATGAGAAAAATGCTACAGTGATCTTTTCTAAAAACACGAGTTCATGGGGGAGTTTTTGGTATACTCCGAATGAAGATGTTTTACGAGTAGATGTAGTAATAAGGGACAATGCATTTCATGATGTACTAAATTATAGTGCAACCAAATTAGATACCAAACAAGCCGAATTTTCTCTAAGTTGGGAACATAAACAAATCCCCTTTAATGTTAGTGCGGATACACCAGTATTGGTAACCGACAATCTAAAAGATGAATTGAGAGGACAATTTGGTTTTGGGTGGAAAGGTAAGTTTCAGGGAGCTCAATACCTTACAAGAGTAAATCATGAGCCAGAATTGGCATTACAATGGATAAATGAATCTATTGGAGTGCAGAAAATGTTTCAAAACTTAAGCTTAAAAGCTAATATCCTATTTCAACAAGGAAAAATAAATGAAGCAATGCCTCTTTTGGATGAAGCTGCAGACATAGCAAATAATAATCAATTAAATGGACTAGGGTATTTACTTATGACCAATAAGCAGTTGGATAAAGCCATATCTTATTTTGAATTAAATGTAAAACGAAACCCTAAAGATGCAAATGTATATAACAGTTTAGGTGAGGCATATAAAACTAAAGGCCAAAATAAAGAAGCACTTAAAATGTTTAAAAAATCAAACACATTAAATCCTCCAAAATTTGTAAAAGATAGTAATGATCAATTTATTAAAGAATTACAAGGAAAATAA
- a CDS encoding sensor histidine kinase, whose protein sequence is MTFRFLNHKNLPISIKKIVLAALAVSLFFILKAYTNHLINQFNYPFSWILISLKISITYLLWVVLIPLVYSLVNILQDTSTTILYKILMFTTGCIVLAVFHQILSSRIDDFINYLNNGYMKSFFGRNSITVLVVGSFSSFIELLVIIASFLALDYQKKYIRNQKELIAAQLNALRMQLQPHFLFNTLHSIAAMIDIDTKNAQKMLSKLGGLLRNVLEYDAEQMVTVADELNFIKNYLDLEQVRYQDRVTIDYDIPDDVLDIKIPNMIFQPLVENAVKYGIIPTIDDGEIIITIKQERCKTLQENALVLQITNTYNSKSTIEKPIGTGVGLVNIRKRLQQFYQNRFVFTSYFQTKELYVARITVPIIT, encoded by the coding sequence TTGACGTTTCGTTTTTTAAATCATAAAAACCTTCCTATATCTATAAAAAAAATAGTTTTAGCCGCATTGGCCGTAAGCCTGTTTTTTATTTTAAAAGCGTATACAAATCATTTGATTAATCAATTCAATTATCCGTTTAGTTGGATATTAATTTCTTTAAAAATAAGTATCACTTACTTGCTTTGGGTAGTTTTGATTCCGCTTGTATATTCTCTGGTAAACATACTACAAGATACTAGTACAACTATTCTATATAAGATTTTAATGTTTACAACGGGTTGTATTGTATTAGCTGTTTTTCATCAAATTTTGAGTTCACGAATAGATGATTTTATAAATTACCTTAATAATGGTTATATGAAATCTTTTTTTGGCCGTAATAGTATAACAGTACTTGTTGTAGGAAGTTTCTCAAGTTTTATAGAATTACTTGTGATTATTGCTTCTTTTTTAGCTTTGGATTATCAAAAAAAATATATACGAAATCAAAAAGAATTAATTGCAGCACAGTTAAATGCATTACGAATGCAATTGCAACCACATTTTTTGTTTAATACCTTACATTCTATAGCTGCGATGATAGATATTGATACTAAAAATGCACAGAAAATGTTAAGTAAACTAGGTGGTTTATTACGTAATGTATTAGAGTATGATGCAGAACAAATGGTAACGGTTGCCGATGAATTAAACTTTATTAAAAATTATTTAGATTTAGAACAAGTTCGTTATCAAGACAGAGTAACCATAGATTATGATATCCCCGATGATGTTCTGGATATAAAAATTCCGAATATGATTTTTCAACCTTTAGTAGAAAATGCTGTAAAATATGGGATAATACCAACTATTGATGATGGAGAAATAATCATTACAATTAAACAAGAACGTTGTAAAACGTTACAAGAAAATGCTTTGGTTTTGCAAATTACAAATACATATAATTCTAAAAGTACTATAGAGAAGCCAATAGGCACGGGAGTAGGATTAGTGAATATTAGAAAAAGATTGCAGCAATTTTATCAAAATCGTTTTGTGTTTACGTCATATTTTCAAACTAAAGAATTATATGTGGCAAGGATCACAGTACCAATTATTACATAG
- a CDS encoding LytR/AlgR family response regulator transcription factor — protein sequence MRLRYMIIDDEYLARQRLIKLLENFKDILLVGECRNGNEAIEKITLKEPDLIFLDIQMPDMNGFNVISRLQHKPYVIFTTAYDTYALKAFEINAVDYLLKPFDEERLHITLDRVFELKKRKKASNLEDKIKKLISNYESKPSDFLNEIIINEKGRDVGISIDDIIYFKSDGNYVQIITQDKTYLYRITMNALFDNLDTFQFLRIHRSLIVNKVYIKSCRYTSNNEYQLRLKNNKELISSRSYKSSISDYLSTLET from the coding sequence ATGAGACTACGATACATGATTATAGATGATGAATATCTAGCCAGGCAGCGTTTAATTAAGTTGCTAGAAAATTTTAAAGATATTTTACTGGTTGGAGAGTGTAGAAATGGAAATGAAGCGATAGAAAAAATTACATTAAAAGAACCCGATTTAATCTTTTTAGATATACAAATGCCAGATATGAATGGGTTCAATGTTATTTCTCGATTGCAACATAAGCCTTATGTGATATTTACTACAGCATATGATACTTATGCATTAAAGGCTTTCGAGATAAATGCCGTTGATTACCTTTTAAAACCGTTTGATGAAGAACGACTGCATATTACTTTAGACCGAGTTTTTGAGCTTAAAAAAAGAAAAAAAGCATCAAACTTAGAAGATAAGATTAAAAAACTAATCAGTAATTATGAGTCTAAACCTTCTGATTTTTTAAATGAGATTATAATCAATGAAAAAGGCAGAGATGTAGGTATTAGTATAGATGATATCATCTATTTTAAAAGTGATGGTAATTATGTGCAAATTATTACACAAGATAAAACGTATCTGTACAGAATAACGATGAATGCTTTGTTTGATAACCTGGATACATTTCAGTTTTTAAGAATTCATCGCTCTTTAATAGTAAATAAAGTATATATAAAGTCTTGTAGATATACTAGTAATAATGAATATCAATTAAGACTAAAAAACAATAAAGAACTTATTTCTTCAAGATCATACAAGTCTTCAATTTCTGATTACTTATCGACTTTAGAAACATAA
- the nrdG gene encoding anaerobic ribonucleoside-triphosphate reductase activating protein: protein MNFYDFHIVLQEVPGEISICFSISGCPLRCKGCHSPFLWKKGSGEKLTKKKYEGILDRYSGFATCVVFMGGEWHKKELINYLKYAKTKGYETCLYTGLEEVDDKILTQLTWIKTGRWNQSLGGLNSETTNQEFIEVKTNKRLNYLFIKN from the coding sequence ATGAATTTTTATGATTTTCATATAGTCCTTCAGGAAGTACCAGGGGAAATAAGTATATGTTTTAGTATTTCTGGATGTCCGTTAAGATGTAAAGGATGTCATTCGCCTTTTTTATGGAAAAAGGGGAGTGGAGAAAAATTAACCAAAAAAAAATATGAAGGTATACTCGACCGGTATTCTGGATTTGCCACCTGTGTTGTTTTTATGGGAGGAGAATGGCACAAAAAGGAATTGATAAATTATCTGAAATATGCTAAAACCAAAGGATATGAAACCTGTCTTTATACAGGATTAGAAGAAGTAGATGATAAGATTTTAACTCAATTAACCTGGATTAAAACAGGAAGATGGAATCAATCTCTAGGAGGACTAAATAGCGAAACCACCAATCAAGAATTTATAGAAGTAAAAACCAATAAGCGACTTAATTACTTATTTATTAAAAATTAA